TCTCCGCCCTTCCACCGGGAAGTGGCAGAGGAGTGGATTCAATGTCGATTCAGAGAAAACGTGTGAAGAATGGTGGAGATATCAATACTGATTTGGAGGCACTCAGAATGGAAGATCTCGACACTACTGTGCAGAACCCTTCACCTTTGCAACCCCAAATGACCTATGCAAGTATGCTGAAGAACCCTGTTGATCGCTACAGGCAAACCATGATCGAGGACTTCGAGTTCAATGATGATGACTGCACCTATTCTCAATGTAAGCATGGCCAAAATGTTTCGTTCTCTGAGAAAGTTCATAATAAGCTTGATTTCGAATGGAGGTGCGATGTTGTTATCAAATTGATGGGGAAACCCAACTCGACGAACACTTTTGATTTCATGCTTACAGGTCTCAGAAAGAAGTGGCAGGTGAAAGGGGATTGGCAGCTTTTTGATTTGCCTAATGATTTCTATATTGTGAAATTTAACCTTGAAGAGGACATGAACCATGCTCTGTATGGAGGTCCATGGATTTTGGCTGGCCAAACTCTTATTGTCAGGAAATGGAGGCCGGATTTTGACCCTATGAAGGAATTCATTGGGAAGATGGCTCTTTGGGTGAGAATCTTTGGTTTACCTATCAAATTCTTCAAGGACTTCACTGTGGCAAAAATTGGTAAAATCATTGGAGATGTGGTTAAAGTTGACAAGCTCACTGTGGGTCAAGCTAGAGGACAATTTACTAGGGTGTGCATTGAGGTTGATCTTAGCAAGCCCCTGCGTCCTTTTGTTGAGGTTGAATCCATTGCCTATCAGGTTGTCTATGAAGGGATCTCGTTGATTTGTTTTGAGTGTGGGTGCTTTGGGCTTGCCAAAGACAAATGCCCCACTATCAAAGTCACGGATAATATTCATCCCAAGCCACAAACTAGAAACTGTGATAATGAGATGACTATTGCCAATAATGATGAGAAGATGGGGTCTGATGTATGTATGCAGCATGTTGCTCCACATGGTGAGGTGATTAAAGAAGATATGGGCCCATGGATGTTGATGAGCTACaggaataaaaagaaaaatggtgatGCTATCAATACCAAGAAAAACTCTGTTACTGGCTCTAGATTTACTATTCTTCAGGATGAGACTGTGGCTGACTCTGCTTTTCCTGAAAAGACCATTGATGCACATAATCATGAACAGTCCCCTACCATTGTGAATCTATGGTAGAGTttccaagagaaaaaaaaaagatccaaAGTCCTACAAAAAACAAGCCTGTATCTACCCCTGCTGGCACTTCCTTTAGTTGACCACCTGACATTGAGAAAACTGCTCACCTCATGGATAAGCCTACTGGCCACAACTCTAAAAACCTGCCAAGAGCTCCAATGAAAGATGTTTCCAATTTAGGAAGTAGCAGTGGATCAAAGCCTGACCTGCATTATCAGAGAAAAACCAAAGGGCTGGTCAATCCTGGTTCCAAACATCAGACTCATGTTTTCAAGAAACTTTCTTTTGAAAAGGTGAGTCCTAATGTTTTGGGAGATGGGATCTCAGCTATCTTTGGGCatactccccctgatgagaTTTCTGGCAATACTAGACTACATACTCAATTTCTCATGACACTGAGAATTTTGTTGAGAATACTTTTGCTGAGAATAGCATGGTGAGCATCGAGAATAGTCTGCCCTCCCATAATGGTGAGGATCTGGCTGATGCCTAAGTGGGATCTCCCTCCACTCCCTCTCTGCAGTTCCAATGTTTAAAGTTCTTTTTTGGAATGCCAGAGGTGCAGGTAGTGATAATTTTCGATCTGCTATTGCAGACCTTGTCAAGTTACATTCTATTGAtgttttagctatttgtgaacCTAGATTGCAATTCTCAAAGACCTGCACGACTCTTCATAATCTTGGGTTCAATGACTCAAGGATTGTTGAGGCTCAAGGTTTTTCTGGTGGCCTATGGCTCTTGTGGAATAAAAATAAGACTCAGGTTGACTTCATTGATGACAACTTCCAATCTATTAATGTTAAAATCACTATTCCTGGCAGTCCTGCTTGGATGCTTTCTGTGGTTTATGCTTGTCCAACCCATACTTCAATGGCTTCTTTGTGGCCTTATTTTGATAATCTTGTTGCTATCACCAATCTCCCATGGATGCTAATTGGAGATTTTAATGAGGTGGTTTCTAGCTTAGATAAGAACTGTGGCCCTTTTACTGGAAGATTTGGTGGCTTAAGGAATTGGATTAACAAGAATGCTTTGATTGATATGGGTTTCAAGGGATCCTGTTACACCTGGAGTAACAATAGAGTGAAGGAAAGACTTGATAGATCATTTTGCACATGCTCCTGGAGGTCTACTTTTCCGGATGCTTTTATCCAACATCTTCCCAAAACAAGGTCTGATCATTGCCCTATTCTCATGCAGCTTTGTTCTAATAACCCTATTAATAGAAGCTCTAGCCCATTTAGATTTCAAGCTATGTGGTTTTCTCATACAAATTATTCTGAGTTTGTTTCTAACACTTGGAATGGGTTACATGGGGAGTTTCATTCCAAAATCATgtgtctctcttcttctctctcgaAATGGAATAGAGAGGTTTTTGGTCACCTATTtcggaaaaaaagaagaattttggcCAAAATTGGGGCCATCCAAAAGGCCTGTGACAAACATGAGAACCCTTTCTTACTCAAGCTTGAAGCTGAACTTATCCATGATTATGAGAATATCCTAAATCAGGAGAATCTCTTCTGGAAACAGAAATCTAGAGATAAGTGGCTGCAAGGAGGTGACAGGAATACCAAATTCTTTCATTTGACTACTCTGGTTAGAAGgaggaaaaacaaaattgaGGGCCTGTTTGACAGTAATGGAACTTGGTTTACTGATTCTGCCTCCATGAAAAATATTGCTGTTGATTTTTTCACTAATCTGTTCTCCTCACAATGTGATGAAGGCTCTAGACTCTTTATTCCCTAGCTCTTCCCTGATATTGATCATGAAGACCTCACTAATATTGGTAAACCTGTGTCCCTCATGGAAGTTAAAGACtccctctttgccattggaggACTCAAGGCTCTTGGATTTGATGATTTCCTTGCTATCTTCTTTCAACATCATTGGCAGCTTTATTCTTGTGAAATCTTTAATGTGGTGTCTAATGCTTTCAGGTCTGGTGTAATTCCCCCTAGTTTAAATCACACTATTATCTCCTTAATTCCTAAGGTGGATGGCCCTCAGCACATTGCCAATTTCAGGCCAATCAGTTTATGCACCACAATTTATAAAGTTATCTCCAAGATCATTATGGCTCGGATTAGGCCTTTGATGCAGCATCTTATAAGCCCTAATCAGGTCAGCTATGTTTCTGGAAGACACATTTTAGATAATATTATGATTTCTCAGGAAATGcttttcaaattaaaaaaatcctaTGGTGCTTACAATAGACTCAGTTGGAATTTCATTGAGATGGTTCTTTATGAAGCTCAATTTCCTCATGATTTGGTGAAGCTTATTATGAGCTGCATTACCTCTACCAGTTTCTAGATTTGTTTTAATGGTGAACTGACAAACTCGTTTAAAGCTCAGAGGGGTATTAGGCAGGGTGACCCCCTCTCTCCTTATATCTTTGTCCTATGTATGGAAAAGCTTTCTCATCTGATTAAGTCCACTGTAGATATTGGAAGTTGGAAACCTGTTAGAGCATCTCAATCTGGGCCTAAAGTTTCCCATCTTTTCTTTGCTGATGACCTTATGCTTTTTGCTGAAGCCTCCCCTTTCCCAAGCTCACACCATTAAGTATTGTCTGGATGCCTTTTGCTCTCTCTCTGGCCAAACTGTTAGCTATGAAAACTCTCTCATCTTTTGCTCTCCAAATACTTGTAAAGGATCTGCTTCTGAAATTAGCAGAATTTGTGGTTCTCCTTTGACAAATGATCTTGGAAAATACTTGGGAATGCCTCTTATTCACACCAAAGTGAACAAGCATACCTATGATAGCTTATTTGATGAAGTTCAAGGTAGACTCTCTAGCTGGAAATGCAAAGTGCTCAGTATGGCTGGCAGACTCACCTTGATTCAATCTGTCACTTCCTCCATCCCAATCTATGCAATGCAAACTGCCAAATTCCCTATGAGCTTGTGTGATCGAATTGATAAGCTGAATAGGGATTTCTTATGGGGGGGACTCAAATGATAAGAAAAATGTCCATCTTGTGGGATGGGACACTGTTTGTCAACCAAAGAATCTTGGTGGTCTAGGAATTAAGAAAACTGCAGACATGAATCAAGCCATGCTAGCCAAGGCTAGTTGGAGACTGTTTCAACAAGACTCTGGTTTATGGGCCTCCATTTACTCTGAGAAGGATCTTAAAAATTGTTACATCACTGATGATAACTACCTACCCCCTGCTGATTGCTCTAGTACCTAGAGGAGCATCTCTTATGGAGCtgctttgatgaggaaaaaccTTAAATGAAGAGTTGGAGATGGCAAGAAAATTAAATTATGGTATGATCACTGGCTTTTACCTAATGCATTAAtcaatttttctcttccttCAACCACTATCAATATTGTTAAAGAGATTTGTGTAACTGAAGATCCATGCAATTGATTCTTTGTATTTATACCATTGAATACTGTTTATGACTTATTGTAACAATAGCATAACAGTCAAATTACCTTAGTTATATAATTGTACATTGTAATTAGATTGAATCAATATAGAAACCACATTTTCTACATGGTATCATAGTTTAGGTTGCTTACCTCTTTCCGATCTGATTTCATCTTCCTCTGCTGTTCTTCCTCATCATGGCCACCACTGCTTCTTCCTCATCTCCAAACACTTCCAGCTTTATCAAACTCACTAGAACCAACTATCTAGTTTGGCTTCGGCAACTCAAACCATACCTCAATGGCAATGATCTGTGGTGCTATGTTGACGGTTCCTAACCTGCTCCCCCATCTACCATCATGTCCACTCCTTCTGAAGGCCAAACTCCTGTTCCTATCCCCAACCCAGCCTACACCAAATGGTTCAAAGAAGACCAAATCATTGTCAGCATTCTCACCACCACCCTCACTGAAAATATTGCTCAGCTGACCATTGGTTTCGAAACATCCAAGGACATCTGGGATTGTCTTCAGCGCCATTTTTCCCAAAAATTTGTTGTCAGTACCTCTACTCTCAAGATGCAGCTTCTTGATCTCCAGAAAGGTAACCAATCTGTTGATGAATACCTCCGTCAAGCCAAGGCCATTGCTGATGCCTTAATATCCATCAACAAACCTGTTTCTGATGAAGACTTGGTCATTGCTACTCTACACGGCCTTGGCCCTGATTATGGCATGCTCCGCACTGTACTCACCCAAAACCCACCCCTCCCTAACTTCTCTGAGCTTCGAGCTCGCATCCTCTCCTTTGAAACTCAACAGATTGGTCCATCTGTGAATGGAACGGCCACTGCTCTCTTTAATCATAGCACTTCCTCCTCACGCCGTGACTAGCGCTCCTTGGCGACCCGTTCTTCTCACTCCTGCAGCCGGTACTCCACAGGTCGAAATCGCCGCCCTGGTGCGCGTCAGCCTTTTCTCCAATAGCAGCATCAGTTTGCCTCGTAGCCACAGTTTGTGTCCCCCCAGTTTGCATCGCAGCCAGGTCCCTTTTCTTCACCTGCATGGGCTGCACGCCCTGGGCCTTCTGGGCTTCTTGGCCCAGCACCTTAATGGTGTCCTAATTGCCACTCCAACCTACATGGGCTTCCTCAATGCCTACACAGATTCTCTGGCCCGAGTACTACTGCTCCCTTTGCTGGAGTTCACTATGCTACTGATCCCACTTGGTACCCGAATACCGGCGCTACTCATCACATGACATCCATGCTTGTCCATAATCCTCAATCTTATGGGGGGCCTCATAATGTTTATATGGGTAATGGGGACTCAATGCCTGTTTCCCATACCGGTAATCTTTCATTGTCATTAGGGTCTTCCCAATTCACTTTAGAAAATGTTTTTAAAATTCTGTCAATTCGTAAAAATCTTCTCTCAGTAGCTCGTTTTACAAAGGACAACGTTGTGTTCTTTCTTTTCGCTCCAGATTTTTATCAAATATATTGCTTACGTACTGGTCGTCTCTTATTTCAGGGCCCTTGTAAAGATGGTCTCTATCCGCTAAATCTGTCGAGCGTCTCCACTCCTCCATAAGCCCTTGCCTCCATTCACTCCTCCATTTGGCACAATCGTTTGGGTCATCCCTCTTCCAATGTCTTAGCTCGTCTAGGTTCAACAATTGGTTCAAAATTATCTTTTCGTTCCTTCTGTCGAGATTGCGCACTTAGCAAATCTCATCAATTACCTTTTAATTCCAATAAAGAAACTGTTAATTTTCCATTTCATATTATTCACAGTGATGTTTGGGCTTCATCTACTCTTTCCATTAGTGGCTTCAAGTATTACGTTCTTTTCACAGATGAATTCTCACGTTTCACTTGGATTTACCCCATGCATCGTAAAAATGAAGTGCTCACCCATTTTCAAACCCTGGTCGCCATGATTCAAAATATTTTTCATCATACCATCAAAACTCTTCAAAGTGATAATGGAACTGAGTACGTCAATCATGCCTTCTCTCTTTATTGTAAATCCTTGGGCATTCAACAGAGATTTTCTTGCCCCCATACACCCCAACAGAATGGACTTGCTAAGCGCAAACATCGCCATATTGCCATAATGACTCGTAGTCTACTCCTTACCTCTGGTGCTCCTCATAATCTTTGGGTCGAAGCCGTCTTCACCTCTGTTTATCTTATTAATCTTCTTCCCACACCCACTCTCAATTGGGATACCCCACACACTCGTCTTCATGGTCGTCCACCTTCCTATTCATCTATTCGAGTTTTTGGTTGCTCCTGTTTTCCTCATCTTGGGTCTTATGTCTCTGATAAACTCTCCAGTCGTAGTCTTAAGTGTGTGTTTTTAGGTTATAGTCCTCAACACAAAGGTTACCGTTGTCTAGATCCCGCCACTGGTCATGTCTATGTCTCCAGACATGTCATATTTAATGAAACAATTTTTCCCTACAAGAATTTGCAGGTACAATCAGTTTTCGAAGCTGGCCCATTGGAATTCACCCTCTTGGCTAGCCCTGGTCTTAATCTCTCTCAGCCCAACACATCTGGGCCCACTTCACATGATGAGTTGATCCCTTCTCCTGCTGTCAGACACCCCATCTTGGGTTCTTCATCCTCGTCTCCTCGCGTTGACCTTGATTCCCGACCTCCAGTGCCCGGCGTTGCACCACCACCCAACCCCACTCCGAGACACTCCGCCGATACGTCGCCCCTTCCGGCGCCTCCGCCGCCCAGCGCCGCTCCTATCCAAACCTACCGGCTCCGCCAACCCCTGGTTCCAGACCCACCCCCTTCGGTTCCCGAGTCCACTCGGCTAGAGGCTCCTCCCCCCCTGTCGTCCTCCACCGGACCCCCAGCTCCCCAACCAGATCAGCCCAGGAGAACCCGTCTTCAACATGGCATTGTTCAGCCTCGACTTCAAACTGATGGTACAGTTAAATATCCCATCTCTCGTGCACTTCTCACTGCTGTTGAGTCTGCAGAACCTACATGCTACACTCAAGCCTCCAAGCACGAGGTATGGCGTGCTGCAATGGTTGAAGAGATCAATGTTTTGctgaagaacaatacttggacTCTGGTTCCCTCCTCTCCATCCCAGAACCTCGTTGGCTGTAAATGGGTGTTCCGTGTGAAGCACAATCCGGACAGCACAGTTGAATGTCACAAAGCCAAACTTGTGGCCAAAGGCTTTCATCAACACCAAGGTattgactatgatgaaacttttagCCCTGTGATTAAACCTGCGACTATTC
This portion of the Rosa chinensis cultivar Old Blush chromosome 1, RchiOBHm-V2, whole genome shotgun sequence genome encodes:
- the LOC112166470 gene encoding uncharacterized protein LOC112166470 codes for the protein MFKVLFWNARGAGSDNFRSAIADLVKLHSIDVLAICEPRLQFSKTCTTLHNLGFNDSRIVEAQGFSGGLWLLWNKNKTQVDFIDDNFQSINVKITIPGSPAWMLSVVYACPTHTSMASLWPYFDNLVAITNLPWMLIGDFNEVVSSLDKNCGPFTGRFGGLRNWINKNALIDMGFKGSCYTWSNNRVKERLDRSFCTCSWRSTFPDAFIQHLPKTRSDHCPILMQLCSNNPINRSSSPFRFQAMWFSHTNYSEFVSNTWNGLHGEFHSKIMCLSSSLSKWNREVFGHLFRKKRRILAKIGAIQKACDKHENPFLLKLEAELIHDYENILNQENLFWKQKSRDKWLQGGDRNTKFFHLTTLVRRRKNKIEGLFDSNGTWFTDSASMKNIAVDFFTNLFSSQCDEGSRLFIP
- the LOC112166461 gene encoding uncharacterized protein LOC112166461, whose product is MSIQRKRVKNGGDINTDLEALRMEDLDTTVQNPSPLQPQMTYASMLKNPVDRYRQTMIEDFEFNDDDCTYSQCKHGQNVSFSEKVHNKLDFEWRCDVVIKLMGKPNSTNTFDFMLTGLRKKWQVKGDWQLFDLPNDFYIVKFNLEEDMNHALYGGPWILAGQTLIVRKWRPDFDPMKEFIGKMALWVRIFGLPIKFFKDFTVAKIGKIIGDVVKVDKLTVGQARGQFTRVCIEVDLSKPLRPFVEVESIAYQVVYEGISLICFECGCFGLAKDKCPTIKVTDNIHPKPQTRNCDNEMTIANNDEKMGSDVCMQHVAPHGEVIKEDMGPWMLMSYRNKKKNGDAINTKKNSVTGSRFTILQDETVADSAFPEKTIDAHNHEQSPTIVNLW